In Mercurialis annua linkage group LG5, ddMerAnnu1.2, whole genome shotgun sequence, a single genomic region encodes these proteins:
- the LOC126680056 gene encoding uncharacterized protein LOC126680056, with product MSSSSDDFLSGFQVDLDVPMGDPDVPVANVIPGDIVVDGAPVDIPLASAEVALPEVIVINDDDGDDSAVPIGDEAIPSLLPPLASSIVSGGVGGVASEGPVVADSGEISLGRDPDSPSRKRRRVVDDSPTRESFPGSSSSAPDLVQWVEGQDPASLLNPRVLAEYIRTLAIPDDVTWFCGRPGQELSDLACFHGFSALQSVLVLNDRRQCAEEEVERLSALLATSESERAKLKASLEEHDSLLAQLKAQDAINDRQVKVIEKKTDDLTQEIEELIRINSLVGGERDSLRSEVEGLHIRLLDTKAFYSALISEYRLAIGKKLLEQNPNIDLSGVNGLDPQAIARDLLVKISKDRV from the exons atgtcttcttcttctgacgatttcctttccggatttcaagtagatttggacgttccgatgggtgaTCCTGACGTTCCTGTCGCCAACGttattcctggcgacattgTCGTGGATGGAGCTCCTGTTGATATCCCCCTAGCTTCCGCCGAGGTAGCGTTGCCTGAGGTTATTGTTataaatgatgatgatggtgatgactcGGCTGTTCCAATCGGCGACGAGGCGATTCCGTCACtacttccccctctagcatcatctatcgtttcggggggagttgggggtgtggcctcagaggggcctgttgttgctgattcgggagagatttctctaggtcgagacccggattctccgtctagaaaAAGACGTCGAGTTGTCGATGATTCTCCAAcgagggagagttttcctggaagctcttcttctgctccagacttggttcaatgggtcgaaggtcaggatcctgccagtttgctgaatccgagagtgctagcggaatatatccggactttggcgattcctgatgatgtcacgtggttctgtggtaggccgggtcaggagctttccgatctggcttgttttcatggtttctct gcccttcaatctgttctggtattgaacgaccgccgacagtgtgccgaggaggaggtcgagcgtctgtctgctcttttggcgacttccgagtctgaaagggcgaaattgaaggcctctttggaagagcatgattcccttctggcgcagctcaaggcgcaggatgcgattaatgatcgccaagtgaaagtgattgagaaaaagaccgatgacttgactcaagagattgaggagctcattcggatcaattcccttgttggtggggagagggatagtcttagatcggaggttgaaggtcttcacatccgtctgctagatacgaaggctttttactctgctctgataagcgagtatcgccttgcgattgggaagaagcttctggagcagaatcccaatattgatctttctggggttaacgggttggatccccaggccatcgcccgTGATCTCCTCGTCAAGATTTCTAAAGACCGTGTCTAG
- the LOC126682690 gene encoding uncharacterized protein LOC126682690 — MGPNYVQIFILIVLCASMLRVGVANRNPQHGDHRRLTNIDPQKIVVGGSTWTYGFDYTNWAIEHNQFYVNDSLVFKYDLPKDSTTHPYSVYLLPDQTSFATCNLAKAVKVADESQGGGPGFEFVLKEYKPYWFASGGGEGINCNLGKMKFKVLPLPNSAVY, encoded by the exons atgggTCCAAATTACGTCCAAATATTCATTCTAATTGTGCTTTGTGCTTCCATGTTAAGAGTTGGTGTAGCCAATCGGAATCCTCAACATGGCGACCATCGCCGGCTCACAAATATTGATCCTCAGAAGATAGTCGTCGGAGGCTCCACTTGGACTTACGGCTTTGACTACACGAATTGGGCTATCGAGCACAATCAATTTTACGTAAATGATAGTCTTG TGTTCAAGTATGATTTACCAAAAGATAGCACCACACATCCTTATAGTGTATATTTGCTACCGGATCAAACGAGTTTCGCAACGTGCAACCTCGCTAAAGCCGTGAAGGTTGCCGATGAGTCGCAAGGAGGCGGTCCGGGGTTCGAGTTTGTATTGAAAGAATATAAGCCTTACTGGTTTGCCTCCGGGGGAGGTGAAGGCATTAATTGCAATCTTGGGAAGATGAAGTTCAAAGTGCTGCCACTTCCAAATAGTGCTGTGTACTGa